The sequence CGGTCGCCGTCGTGGTCGAAGATGGTCAGGATCTCGACGGGGCCGGCGTGCGCACCGATGCCGTGCGGGACCATCGTGGAGAATTCGGCGGCCTGGCCGGGCTCGACCAGGATGGTCCGCTCCCCCAGCTGCAGGCGGACGGTGCCCGAGAGTACGGTGAACCACTCGCGGCCGGGATGGACCTGCGGCTGCTCGGTCTCGCGGTCCGGCGTGATGCGCATCTTCGCCACGGTGATGCCGTTCAGCGCGCCCTCGCGGGACAGGAGCCAGGTGGTCAGCCCCTTCGCATGCTCGGGCTCGGGCCGGATGACGACGTCCTCGTCCTCGGCGGACTCGACGAGCGCATCGAGCGTGGTGCCCAAGGCGCGGGCGATTGGCACCAGCTGGTCGAGCGCGATCCGGCGGTGCCCGGTCTCGATCCGGCTGAGCGAGGACGGGCTGATGAAGCAGCGGGCCGCCAGCGAGTCCAGCGACCAGCCCCGGGCCAGGCGCAGGCCGCGGATCCGCTGGCGGATCACGGCATCCAGGTCAAGTTCTTGCGTCATGAGCAAGATTGTATGCCAAAGGAGCAGGAGCGGCCTACGGTAGAACCATGACGACGCAGCATCATCACCTTTCCGGGCAGGATCAACACGGGCACCGGCACGATCACAGTCACGAGGACTACGGCGGCAAGGCCGGCGTGGCGGAGCTGCTGGAACTCGAGGCGGCGGCCCTGGGGACCTACTCGGACGAGATCGCGGCCTGGGCCGCAGAGCTCGTCGCGGCAGCCCCGCGGACCATCGTCGATCTGGGCTGCGGCACCGGGGCCGGCAGCATCGCGTTGGCGCGGCGCTTCCCGTCGGCCGAGGTGACCGCCGTCGACAATTCCCCGCACATGCTCGAGCGCGTCCGGGAAGCCGCCGCCCGCCACAGGCTCGCCAGCCGCATCCGCACGGTGCCGGCGGACCTGGACGAGGAGTGGCCGGGCATCCGGGAAGCCGACCTGGTCTGGGCCGCGTCGTCGCTGCATGAAGTCGCGCGGCCGGACCGGATTCTGGCAGACGCCTTTTCCTCGCTGGCGTCGAATGGTTTGCTGGTGGCCATCGAAATGGACACCCTGCCCCGCTTCCTGCCCCACGACGTCGGACTCGGCGCACCCGGGCTGGAGCTCCGCTGCCACGAGGCCCTCGCCCGTGCCGGTTGGAACGCGCACCCGGATTGGCGGCTTCCGCTGGAGCGGGCGGGCTTCCGGATCGCGGCGCAGCGCAGCTTCACCCCCGAGGCGCGGCCGGGCGAGGCAGCCGGCCGCTACGCCGATGCCTTCCTGGCCCGCGTCCGGCGGGCCCTGGACGGCGAACTCTCCGCCGCCGACCGCCGGACCCTCGACCATCTCCTGGACGCCGACAATCCGGACGCCCTGCTCAACCGCAACGACCTGGCGGTCCGCGTTAGCAGCACCGCCTGGGCCGCCCGCCGTCCCTGAACACGACTTGCCCCGAAAAACCATCTGAGCCAAGGAGCCCACCATGAGCACTGATTTCACCCACGACGTCGCCGTCATCGGCGGCGGCGCAGCCGGCCTCAGCGCGGCAGTCGCCCTCGGACGCTCGCTGCGTTCCGTCGTCGTTATCGATGCGGGCGAGCCGCGCAACGCACCCTCGCACGCCGCGCACAACGTCCTCGGCCGGGAAGGCATCTCCCCGCTGGAGCTGGCCGCAACCGGTCGGCGCGAGGCCGAGCAGTACGGGGCGGAGTTCCGCGAGGGGCGGGCCGTCGCCGCGCGCCGCGTGGACGGCGGATTCGAGGTGGAGTACGACGGCGGTGCCTCCGTCCGCGTGCGGCGGCTGCTGCTTGCCACGGGACTGATCGACGAACTGCCGGATGTGCCGGGCGTGCGGGAGCACTGGGGAAGCAGCGTGCTGCACTGCCCGTACTGCCACGGCTACGAAGTGCGCGGCCGGCGGATCGGCGTGCTCGGGACCAGCGACCACAACATCCATCAGGCGCTCCTGTTCCGGCAGCTCAGCGACGACGTCACACTCTTCCTGAACACGATGCCCGAGCCGGAGGACGCCGCGTGGGAGCAGCTGGCCGCGCTGGACATCAACGTGGTGCGCGGGAAGGTCGAGCGGCTGCGCAGCGAGGACGACGCCCTGCGCGCCGTTGTGCTCGAGGACGGGAACGAGTACCAGCTGGACGCCGTCGTCGTCGCGCCCTGCTTCGTGGCGCAGGCCGACCTGTACGAGCAGCTCGGCGGCAGCCTGGCGGAGATGCCCCTGGGGCGGTTCATCGAGGCCGGCCCGATGGGCGAGACGAAGATCCCCGGCGTCTGGGCCGCCGGCAATGTCAGCAACCTCGGCTCCATGGTCGCCTCGGCGGCCGGAGCCGGTGTCCTGGCCGGCGCCGCCGTCAACGCCGACCTCGTCAACGACGACACCCGGGCCGCGGTCCGGGCACGCGCCGATGCCGCCGTCGGCACCCAAGGCTGATCCGCCGTCGTCAATGTCCGCGCCGGGAAGCCATGGTGCGACCGGCTGCTCAGCTGTAGATCTGTGCGTACAGCTTCTCGATCTCCTCTGCAGTCGGGATGACCGGGTTGTTTCCCGGGGACCCGGAGGCGAGCGCCTGCTGCGCCATCAGCGGGGCCAGCTCCTGCCACCTGGCCTGCTCGATGCCCAGGGTTTGCGGGGTCGGGACGTCCAGGTCCTTGCACAGGACCGCGAGCGCCTCGACCAGCCTGCCGGCGGCCAAGGCATCCGAATCGGCTTCGCCGGCCACGCCGTAGGACCGGGCACATTCGGCGTACCGGGCTTCGGCACCGCCGACGGAAAAGGCCGTGACCGCCGGGAACAGCATAGCGTTGGACAGCCCGTGCGCCAGGTGGAAGTGCGCGCCGATGGGACGGCTCATGCCGTGTACCAAAGCGACGCTGGAGTTCGAAAACGCGATGCCAGCCTGGGTGGCGGCGAACATCATCGCCTCCCGGGCCTGCCGATCCTCGCCGTTCTCATAGACCCTGCGGATATTGCGGCTGATGGTGCTGATTGCGGTCAGCGCCAGCCCGTCGGAAAAGGCGTTCGCCTTCCGGCTGACAAATGCTTCCACAGCGTGGGTCAGGGCGTCGACGCCGGTGTCCGCCGTCAGCCGCGGGGGCATGGACACCGTCAGTTCGTAATCGACGATCGCCGCGGCCGGCAGGAAGGCCTGGCCGGTGCAGAGCATTTTCTCGTCGGAGGCGCTGTCGGTGATGATGGTGAACTGGGTTGCCTCCGAGCCGCTGCCGGCGGTGGTTGGAATTGCGACCACCGGAAGGGCGGGACCGCGGTTGTCCCGGGGAGCCTTGTAGTCGCGCATTTCTCCGCCCTGGACGGCGAGCAGCGCGAGCGCCTTGGCTGTATCCATCGGGCTACCGCCGCCGAGGCCGACCAGGCAATCGGCCCGGTGGGCCTGGACCGCCTGTACGCCGGCAACCAACGAGTCGGTGGTGGGATCCGGAACAGTCCCGGCGAACAGCCCTGCGTCCAGGCCCGCGTTCCTTAGTCCGGCCAGCAGCCTTTCGGCGAGACCTGTGCCGACGAGGAAGGAATCCGTAACCAGCAGGGGCCTGGCGGCGCCCAGACGGGTCAGAACGTCAGGCAGTTCTTCGATGGCGCCTCCGCCCACGCGCAGGTTGCGGGGCAGCATGAGGGATGTAACCACGCTTGATTCCTTTCTACCGGTCTGCCGGGATATGGCTTGCACACTCAGAGCCTACAAGTGGCATGCGTCACTGCGATCCTTACAGCCTGCAGAACGCTGTCGAATGCGCGCACTGCCCGCCAGGCGCTGCTGCCCCAAGCCCGCGCCCACGGCAATGGACGTACATTTTGTGATGTCCGGCACAGGAGACGCGCTAGAATGCATCAACCCGCCGGCGTCGCGGCCCCGCGGGACTGCACGAGGTTTCAACCAGGCATTCCAGGGAGGGAGTGTGCGTGGCTCAAGCCAACTCAGCAGGACCCGTGTCGCGCGGTCCTGCACTGGACCAGCCCGTGTCGTCCGTCGGCTGGCGGGACACGGTCGCCCGATCCCTGCTGCACTTCGATTTCGATTTCGACGAGCCGAAGTCCTTCACCGGAGCGGTGAGCAGCAGGCCGTTCGCGGACCTTGAGTTCATCAATATGGCGTGCGGCCGGCACGCGGCCTACCGGGACGCCTCGAAAATCAACCAGAGTCAGCGCCCGGAATACCTGCTGACGCTGCAGCTCTCCGGCGAGTTCCGCCTCACCCAGGATGACCGGACGGCCATCCTCAAGCCGGGCCAGTTCGCGTTCTACGACTCCAGCAAGCCGGCGTCGGTTTCCAGCAGCGACGACTACCGGTCGCTCTGCTTGAAGTTTCCGAAGAAACTCGTGGCAGCCTCGGGCGAGGCACTGGACGAGCTCACTGCCACACGCCTCGACGCCGATTCAGGCCTGGCTCCCTCGGTGTGGGCTTTGCTGAGCACACTCAGCGAGACCGTCGATTCGGTTTCCAACGTCAACCGTTATTCGACCGTCAGCAGTGTCATGAACCTGGTCGGAGCGATGCTTGCCAGCCAGGCCGGCGCTCCCGCACCAGTACGCCCCGAAGAGACCCGCGTGTCCCTGCTGCGACGTATCCACGAGTACATCGACGAGCATTTGGGCGACCCGGAACTCGGTCCGCAGGAAGTCGCCGGCGCGCATTTCATATCGGTGCGGTACCTCCACAGCCTCTTCCAGGAGAGCGGGACCAGCGTCGCGGCATCGATCCGGGACCGAAGGGTGGAGCGCTGCCGCATCGACCTGGCCGACCCGGCACTCACCCACGTGCCGGCCGCCGCGATCGCCCGCCGCTGGGGCTTCAAGGGCGCCTCGCACTTCGGCCAGATCTTCAAGGCCGCAACCGGGCTGACACCGGCTGAATTCCGGCACCGCGCCGGCGCAGGAATCCGCTGATCCCGCCCCTCTCCTGACGACGTCCAACCGGCCGCCGACTCCATTCCCCTGCCCAGGGCGCCCGGCCGCACCATCCACCGGCCGTCCGCCAGCCTGCCTCTTTCCCCACGCGCCGTCCCGCGCCCTGTGCTCCGCCAACGCTGCACGCATTCGACATTGCAGCTCACTCTCACGTGATTTCAGTGGCACGGATCACAACTACGGTTGGTGCCAAGCCCGTCAGCAAGACCCGGGTTCAGAACATGTCGAAGGAGACAACCATGACTTACATCGAAGGCTCGCACCACGTGACGCTGTCAGTCGGAGGCGCGCAGGAGGACGTGGACTTCCACGTCAAGACCCTGGGCATGCGCTTCATCAAGCGGACGGTGCTCTTCGACGGCTCCAAGCCGATCTACCACCTGTACTACTCCAATGCCAACGGAGATCCCTCGTCGGTCGTCACCACCTTCCCGTGGGCCCAGGCCGGCCTCCACGGCAAACGCGGCACGAACCAGGCCCGCGAAGTACTTCTCTCCGTACCCGAAGGCTCGCTGGACTTCTGGCAGAAGCGCCTGACCGAGCACAAGGTCGAGGTCGAGAACATCGAGCGGTTCGACCAGCGGCGCCTGGCCTTCCGCCACCCCTCGGGCATCGAATACGTCTTTGTCCCCACCGTCGGCGACGAGCGCGAAGGCTTCGCCGGCAACGGCGTCCCGACCGAACACGCCATCCACGGCATCCACGGCGTCGGCATCCATGTCACCACCCCGGAGCGCATGGTGGATTTCGCCAATGACACCTTCTTCTCCCAGGGCAACCTCTCCGAAGAAGGCGACCTCGCCCGGTTCCAGGTGGGCAACGCCAAGTACGGCAACCACGTCGAACTGACCGCGAACATCAGCGAGGACCAGGGCACCTGGCACTACGGCTCCGGCACCTACCACCACTTCGCCTGGAACCTGGACACCCTCAAGAACCAGGACGAGGTCAAGTTCGGGATCGAGGGCGCCGGCTATACCGACATCTCCGAGCTCAAGGACCGCA is a genomic window of Arthrobacter sp. Marseille-P9274 containing:
- a CDS encoding helix-turn-helix domain-containing protein, with amino-acid sequence MTQELDLDAVIRQRIRGLRLARGWSLDSLAARCFISPSSLSRIETGHRRIALDQLVPIARALGTTLDALVESAEDEDVVIRPEPEHAKGLTTWLLSREGALNGITVAKMRITPDRETEQPQVHPGREWFTVLSGTVRLQLGERTILVEPGQAAEFSTMVPHGIGAHAGPVEILTIFDHDGDRAHLHGPDGDRAKQPASKDRPKK
- a CDS encoding trans-aconitate 2-methyltransferase, with product MTTQHHHLSGQDQHGHRHDHSHEDYGGKAGVAELLELEAAALGTYSDEIAAWAAELVAAAPRTIVDLGCGTGAGSIALARRFPSAEVTAVDNSPHMLERVREAAARHRLASRIRTVPADLDEEWPGIREADLVWAASSLHEVARPDRILADAFSSLASNGLLVAIEMDTLPRFLPHDVGLGAPGLELRCHEALARAGWNAHPDWRLPLERAGFRIAAQRSFTPEARPGEAAGRYADAFLARVRRALDGELSAADRRTLDHLLDADNPDALLNRNDLAVRVSSTAWAARRP
- a CDS encoding NAD(P)/FAD-dependent oxidoreductase encodes the protein MSTDFTHDVAVIGGGAAGLSAAVALGRSLRSVVVIDAGEPRNAPSHAAHNVLGREGISPLELAATGRREAEQYGAEFREGRAVAARRVDGGFEVEYDGGASVRVRRLLLATGLIDELPDVPGVREHWGSSVLHCPYCHGYEVRGRRIGVLGTSDHNIHQALLFRQLSDDVTLFLNTMPEPEDAAWEQLAALDINVVRGKVERLRSEDDALRAVVLEDGNEYQLDAVVVAPCFVAQADLYEQLGGSLAEMPLGRFIEAGPMGETKIPGVWAAGNVSNLGSMVASAAGAGVLAGAAVNADLVNDDTRAAVRARADAAVGTQG
- a CDS encoding iron-containing alcohol dehydrogenase, producing the protein MVTSLMLPRNLRVGGGAIEELPDVLTRLGAARPLLVTDSFLVGTGLAERLLAGLRNAGLDAGLFAGTVPDPTTDSLVAGVQAVQAHRADCLVGLGGGSPMDTAKALALLAVQGGEMRDYKAPRDNRGPALPVVAIPTTAGSGSEATQFTIITDSASDEKMLCTGQAFLPAAAIVDYELTVSMPPRLTADTGVDALTHAVEAFVSRKANAFSDGLALTAISTISRNIRRVYENGEDRQAREAMMFAATQAGIAFSNSSVALVHGMSRPIGAHFHLAHGLSNAMLFPAVTAFSVGGAEARYAECARSYGVAGEADSDALAAGRLVEALAVLCKDLDVPTPQTLGIEQARWQELAPLMAQQALASGSPGNNPVIPTAEEIEKLYAQIYS
- a CDS encoding helix-turn-helix domain-containing protein — encoded protein: MAQANSAGPVSRGPALDQPVSSVGWRDTVARSLLHFDFDFDEPKSFTGAVSSRPFADLEFINMACGRHAAYRDASKINQSQRPEYLLTLQLSGEFRLTQDDRTAILKPGQFAFYDSSKPASVSSSDDYRSLCLKFPKKLVAASGEALDELTATRLDADSGLAPSVWALLSTLSETVDSVSNVNRYSTVSSVMNLVGAMLASQAGAPAPVRPEETRVSLLRRIHEYIDEHLGDPELGPQEVAGAHFISVRYLHSLFQESGTSVAASIRDRRVERCRIDLADPALTHVPAAAIARRWGFKGASHFGQIFKAATGLTPAEFRHRAGAGIR
- a CDS encoding VOC family protein, which translates into the protein MTYIEGSHHVTLSVGGAQEDVDFHVKTLGMRFIKRTVLFDGSKPIYHLYYSNANGDPSSVVTTFPWAQAGLHGKRGTNQAREVLLSVPEGSLDFWQKRLTEHKVEVENIERFDQRRLAFRHPSGIEYVFVPTVGDEREGFAGNGVPTEHAIHGIHGVGIHVTTPERMVDFANDTFFSQGNLSEEGDLARFQVGNAKYGNHVELTANISEDQGTWHYGSGTYHHFAWNLDTLKNQDEVKFGIEGAGYTDISELKDRKYFKSVYVRTPGGALFELAVTHEDGGWTCDESPQELGSAFQLPEQFEHRRGEIFEQLEHIDV